In a genomic window of Gemmatimonas sp.:
- a CDS encoding SufE family protein yields the protein MSHATPPTPTDPSSGEEALPASLARTLRQFRVLEREDKMQALLGWSKKLEPLPEALASLDRTAFTVPECQTRVDIFPERQDDGTIHFYADVNARQSPTVAAVLAITFAAVNDQPPAVTLALPADFVRLLMQDIGLGARESGLSAMIARLKRFAAHSATTAPE from the coding sequence ATGTCCCACGCCACCCCGCCAACCCCTACAGATCCGTCTTCGGGAGAGGAAGCGCTGCCCGCGTCGCTCGCCCGCACCCTCCGCCAGTTCCGCGTGCTCGAGCGGGAAGACAAGATGCAGGCGCTGCTGGGTTGGTCGAAGAAGCTCGAGCCGCTGCCGGAAGCACTGGCCAGCCTCGATCGAACGGCGTTCACCGTGCCCGAATGCCAGACCCGGGTCGATATCTTTCCGGAACGGCAGGACGACGGCACGATCCATTTCTATGCCGACGTCAATGCCCGGCAGTCGCCAACGGTGGCCGCAGTTCTCGCGATCACTTTCGCGGCCGTCAACGATCAGCCGCCGGCGGTCACGCTCGCCCTTCCGGCCGATTTCGTGCGGCTTCTGATGCAGGACATCGGGCTCGGCGCCCGCGAATCCGGCCTGTCCGCCATGATTGCGCGCCTCAAACGATTTGCCGCGCACAGCGCGACGACGGCCCCGGAATAG
- a CDS encoding EAL domain-containing protein, which yields MPSPADADSRRSGSYLTTSLRRSLDSIPVIGGPVFGASWDRPILAALIGYTALVTTWLALGAPGAEPGSWTRSFAPQLVALLAIVCASRAGRELAFDLGTRRFWRTVAGALSIFPVARLAIDVAVRPVSPDGADLAVMITPVVAEVVLLMAFLCLPSAPRSAVDRAKLLLDITTVGVAGLLVMWYGLWMIGGSSIAVRPFTILHVHATLELIVILVASVLWRRTVLQHRANVLVVLSTALLLQFIVHVLAIVQMTQGITNFDVVRIASPVTFALMAAAAWVSIATVMHRQVRVRSERDQLTASVIPFAAVLPGFALLLKLAFSGTPHAGGTQPLLGLAIGVVVLTALAFARQFMSTKDAVRLLAESTARNNEARFQALVQHSSDVIMILDPDGTIRYASPSMALVFGHDPAKLVASRIESILHPEDLSSALQFLEELARSNRLRTGGATPGVLKREWRIRHANGAWLTVDNVGTNLLSEPVIRGLVLNTRDVTEQSVIKQQYMHQAFHDPLTDLANRSLFLYQVGHALARAQRQSNAVTVLFLDLDNFKTVNDSLGHAAGDRLLVEAARRLATCVRDSDLIARLGGDEFAVLVEDTASVDEVLAITNRVGVALSRPFVLGGKEVFVNASIGIARSARGESTDELVRNADVAMYVAKTRGKGQHVLFEPEMHKAALDRLVVEADLRRAIEHDEFMLQYQPIVALETGDIIGAEALVRWMCRDRGTVPPGLFIPIAEETGLIVPIGRWVLRRACREAKRWTDERGLPVRITVNLSGRQLQEPGIVDDVAQALADSGLAAAQLVLEITESMLMHNTELSMERLNALKALGISLAIDDFGTGYSSLSYLQRYPIDILKIDKAFVDVIDKGGEGPVLASAIVALGETLRMNTVAEGIETEAQRGHLLTLGCELGQGYLFAPPLDAEDFWHLLLARGARTPFTTLRRREMSVKAA from the coding sequence ATGCCCTCACCCGCCGACGCCGACTCGCGTCGATCGGGCAGTTACCTGACGACCAGTCTCCGGCGATCGCTCGACAGCATCCCGGTGATTGGTGGTCCGGTATTTGGGGCATCCTGGGATCGCCCGATTCTGGCTGCCCTGATTGGATACACCGCGCTGGTGACCACGTGGCTGGCGCTGGGAGCGCCCGGCGCCGAGCCGGGCAGCTGGACGCGTAGCTTCGCGCCGCAGCTCGTCGCGCTGCTGGCGATCGTTTGTGCCTCGCGTGCCGGCCGCGAACTCGCCTTCGACCTCGGCACCCGACGATTCTGGAGAACGGTCGCTGGTGCCCTGTCGATCTTTCCGGTTGCTCGACTCGCGATCGACGTGGCCGTGCGCCCGGTGTCGCCGGACGGTGCCGATCTCGCAGTGATGATCACGCCGGTGGTGGCCGAAGTCGTGTTACTGATGGCCTTCCTCTGTCTGCCCAGTGCGCCGCGCAGTGCCGTCGATCGCGCGAAGCTGTTGCTCGATATCACCACCGTCGGCGTGGCGGGGTTGCTTGTCATGTGGTACGGCCTGTGGATGATCGGCGGCAGTAGTATCGCGGTGCGCCCGTTCACGATCCTGCATGTCCATGCCACGCTCGAACTCATCGTGATTCTCGTGGCCTCGGTGTTGTGGCGCCGAACGGTGCTGCAGCATCGCGCGAATGTGCTCGTGGTCCTGTCGACTGCCTTGCTACTGCAGTTCATCGTGCACGTGCTGGCGATCGTGCAGATGACGCAGGGGATTACCAATTTCGACGTCGTTCGCATTGCCTCGCCGGTAACCTTCGCGCTGATGGCGGCCGCGGCATGGGTCAGCATCGCGACGGTGATGCATCGGCAGGTTCGTGTGCGCAGTGAGCGCGATCAGCTTACCGCGAGTGTCATTCCGTTCGCCGCCGTGCTGCCGGGGTTTGCCCTGCTGCTCAAGTTGGCGTTTTCGGGTACGCCGCACGCTGGCGGGACGCAGCCGCTGCTTGGCCTCGCCATCGGCGTGGTCGTGCTCACCGCGCTCGCCTTCGCCCGCCAGTTCATGTCCACGAAGGATGCCGTGCGCCTCCTCGCCGAGTCGACGGCCCGCAACAACGAGGCGCGCTTTCAGGCACTCGTGCAGCACAGCAGCGACGTCATCATGATCCTCGATCCCGATGGCACCATCCGGTACGCGAGTCCCTCGATGGCGCTGGTGTTCGGTCACGACCCCGCCAAGCTGGTCGCGTCGCGCATCGAATCGATCCTGCACCCCGAAGACCTGTCGTCGGCGCTGCAGTTTCTCGAGGAACTGGCCCGTTCGAACCGCCTGCGCACCGGTGGGGCGACGCCCGGCGTGCTGAAGCGCGAGTGGCGCATCCGCCATGCGAATGGCGCCTGGCTGACGGTCGACAACGTGGGCACGAACCTGCTCAGCGAGCCGGTGATCCGCGGCTTGGTGCTGAACACGCGCGATGTGACCGAGCAGAGCGTGATCAAGCAGCAGTACATGCATCAGGCGTTTCACGATCCGCTCACGGACCTCGCGAACCGCTCGCTCTTTTTGTATCAGGTGGGACACGCGTTGGCGCGGGCGCAGCGGCAGTCGAACGCCGTCACCGTGCTCTTTCTCGATCTCGACAACTTCAAGACGGTCAACGATTCGCTCGGGCATGCAGCCGGCGATCGATTGCTAGTGGAGGCGGCGCGTCGACTGGCGACGTGTGTACGCGACAGCGACCTGATTGCCCGGCTCGGTGGCGATGAGTTCGCGGTGCTCGTCGAAGACACCGCTTCGGTGGACGAAGTGCTCGCCATCACGAATCGCGTCGGCGTCGCGCTGAGCAGGCCGTTCGTCCTTGGCGGGAAGGAAGTGTTCGTGAATGCGAGCATCGGTATCGCGCGCAGTGCGCGTGGGGAAAGCACCGATGAACTGGTGCGCAATGCCGACGTGGCGATGTACGTGGCGAAGACGCGCGGGAAGGGGCAGCACGTGCTGTTCGAGCCGGAGATGCACAAGGCCGCACTCGATCGACTGGTGGTGGAAGCAGATCTCCGTCGCGCCATCGAACACGATGAGTTCATGCTGCAGTATCAGCCTATCGTGGCCCTCGAGACGGGCGATATCATCGGCGCCGAGGCGCTGGTACGCTGGATGTGCCGCGATCGCGGGACAGTCCCGCCGGGCCTGTTCATTCCGATTGCCGAGGAGACCGGCCTGATTGTGCCGATCGGTCGCTGGGTGCTGCGCCGCGCGTGCCGTGAAGCGAAGCGCTGGACCGACGAACGCGGGTTGCCGGTGCGGATCACGGTCAATCTCTCCGGGCGTCAGTTGCAGGAGCCCGGGATCGTGGATGATGTGGCGCAGGCGCTGGCCGATTCGGGGCTGGCGGCCGCTCAGCTCGTGCTCGAGATCACGGAGAGCATGCTGATGCACAACACCGAGCTGTCGATGGAGCGCTTGAACGCGCTTAAAGCACTCGGGATCTCGCTGGCCATCGACGACTTCGGGACAGGTTATTCTTCCCTGAGTTATCTGCAGCGCTATCCGATCGACATTCTGAAGATCGACAAGGCGTTCGTGGATGTCATCGATAAGGGAGGCGAAGGACCGGTCCTGGCCAGCGCGATCGTGGCACTTGGAGAGACGTTGCGGATGAACACCGTGGCTGAGGGCATCGAAACGGAGGCGCAACGCGGCCACCTGCTCACCCTTGGTTGCGAGCTCGGACAGGGCTACCTGTTCGCGCCGCCGCTGGATGCCGAAGACTTCTGGCATCTGCTGCTCGCCCGAGGTGCCCGGACGCCCTTTACCACACTCCGGCGTCGCGAAATGAGTGTCAAAGCCGCATAA
- a CDS encoding ABC transporter ATP-binding protein, whose translation MNSVVRTRALRKAYGELVAVAGLDLEIARGEVFGLLGPNGSGKTTTIRMLCGLVVPTSGTAEVAGLDVKTNTEGVRRRIGYMSQRYGLYDELTVAENLRFYSSVYGLVGPAREQRLADHVESLGLGSRLQQRAGTLSGGWKQRLALACATAHHPDLVFLDEPTAGVDPAARRTFWETIYQLAREGTTILVTTHYMDEAERCQRLAFLSRGHLIGLGTPAEVVKQFNAETIEDVFVMLQQRDEADEAMAVTGKPS comes from the coding sequence GTGAATTCCGTCGTGCGCACGCGGGCACTACGCAAAGCCTACGGCGAGCTGGTGGCGGTCGCTGGACTCGATCTCGAGATCGCGCGCGGCGAGGTGTTCGGTCTGCTGGGCCCCAACGGGTCGGGCAAGACGACCACGATTCGCATGCTCTGCGGCCTGGTCGTGCCGACGAGCGGCACGGCGGAGGTGGCGGGACTCGACGTCAAGACGAATACGGAAGGGGTGCGTCGTCGTATCGGCTATATGTCGCAGCGATATGGGCTGTACGACGAACTCACGGTGGCGGAGAATCTGCGCTTTTACTCCTCCGTATACGGACTGGTGGGGCCCGCTCGCGAGCAACGGCTGGCCGACCACGTGGAGTCGTTGGGGCTGGGCTCTCGATTGCAACAACGCGCGGGTACGCTCAGTGGTGGGTGGAAGCAACGGCTCGCCCTTGCCTGCGCCACGGCGCATCACCCCGACCTGGTATTTCTCGACGAGCCGACGGCCGGTGTCGATCCCGCCGCGCGCCGCACGTTCTGGGAGACGATCTACCAGCTGGCGCGCGAAGGCACGACGATTCTGGTGACGACGCACTACATGGACGAGGCCGAGCGCTGTCAGCGGCTCGCGTTCCTGTCGCGCGGGCATTTGATCGGGCTCGGTACACCAGCGGAAGTGGTGAAGCAGTTCAACGCCGAGACGATCGAAGATGTGTTCGTGATGTTGCAGCAGCGCGATGAAGCTGACGAGGCGATGGCGGTGACCGGCAAGCCGTCGTGA
- the msrP gene encoding protein-methionine-sulfoxide reductase catalytic subunit MsrP: MLIRRPDDIPSSDITPEAVYQNRRAFIGTAGALALGGLVAPSALQAMSFDGGTAGTFPGLQADDKLTPEEDATSYNNYYEFGTGKDEPRDQAKNFKPMPWTVNVEGLVKKPRPYSFDELVGKLPVQDRVYRHRCVEAWSMVIPWQGVQLKDVVARCEPLPGAKFVEFTTLYDPRRMPGQARAVLPWPYKEALRLDEANNPLALLATGMYGKALPNQNGAPLKLVVPWKYGFKGIKAIVKIKFTDKMPNTTWNDANPSEYGFYANVNPTVDHPRWSQAKERRIGQFLKIPTLPFNGYASQVASMYSGMDLRKNY; this comes from the coding sequence ATGCTGATTCGCCGCCCCGACGACATCCCAAGCTCCGACATCACGCCGGAAGCCGTGTACCAGAACCGTCGTGCCTTTATCGGCACGGCCGGCGCGCTGGCGCTGGGCGGACTGGTGGCGCCGTCGGCGCTGCAGGCCATGAGTTTCGATGGCGGCACAGCGGGCACCTTTCCGGGGCTGCAGGCGGACGACAAGCTGACGCCCGAGGAAGACGCGACCAGCTACAACAACTACTACGAGTTCGGGACCGGCAAGGACGAGCCGAGGGATCAGGCCAAGAACTTCAAGCCGATGCCGTGGACCGTGAATGTCGAGGGGCTGGTCAAGAAGCCCCGCCCGTACTCGTTCGACGAGCTGGTCGGCAAGCTGCCGGTGCAGGACCGGGTGTACCGCCATCGCTGCGTGGAAGCATGGTCGATGGTGATTCCGTGGCAGGGGGTGCAGCTCAAGGATGTCGTGGCGCGTTGCGAGCCGCTGCCGGGTGCCAAGTTCGTGGAATTCACCACGCTGTACGATCCGCGCCGGATGCCGGGGCAGGCCCGGGCCGTGTTGCCGTGGCCGTACAAGGAGGCGCTGCGCCTCGACGAGGCCAATAACCCATTGGCGTTACTGGCCACCGGCATGTACGGGAAGGCACTGCCGAACCAGAATGGGGCGCCGCTCAAGCTCGTGGTGCCGTGGAAGTACGGCTTCAAGGGCATCAAGGCGATCGTGAAGATCAAGTTCACGGACAAGATGCCGAACACGACCTGGAATGACGCCAATCCCAGTGAGTACGGCTTCTACGCGAACGTGAATCCCACGGTCGATCATCCCCGCTGGAGCCAGGCCAAGGAGCGTCGGATCGGACAGTTCCTGAAGATCCCGACGCTGCCGTTCAACGGGTACGCCAGCCAGGTTGCGTCGATGTACAGCGGTATGGATCTGCGGAAGAACTACTGA
- a CDS encoding NAD-dependent epimerase/dehydratase family protein: MTTGAPTTELELDALLSAPDDDTIAALASLSGDVLILGAGGKMGPTVARMARRAIADPSRRVIAVSRFSDTSAVAALQAHGVETVRADLADPAAVAALPDAPNVLWMAGQKFGSTGDPVGTWTQNVVASAIAAQRYAGSRIVCFSTGNVYGRQAVALGGAREHDALVPDGEYAASCIGRERVFESIARRTQSPLLLYRLFYACDLRYGVVTDIAHNVLHGTPVSLETAFVNVIWQGDANRLALRALTQAARPTGDASVAMNVTGPVVAVRDIAERVGSIAGAAPVFAGAPSDDALIANIDRLHERLPYTALPLEMLCEWAVQWIRAGGRLLNKPTKFEVRDGRY; this comes from the coding sequence ATGACGACCGGGGCGCCGACCACCGAGCTCGAGCTCGACGCCCTCTTGTCGGCGCCCGACGACGACACCATCGCCGCCCTCGCGTCGCTGTCAGGTGATGTGCTCATCCTCGGCGCCGGCGGCAAGATGGGCCCCACCGTGGCTCGCATGGCGCGTCGGGCCATCGCCGATCCGTCGCGTCGCGTGATCGCCGTGTCGCGATTCTCGGATACGTCGGCCGTCGCCGCACTGCAGGCGCACGGCGTGGAGACCGTCCGCGCCGACCTCGCCGATCCAGCCGCGGTGGCGGCGCTGCCCGACGCGCCCAACGTGCTCTGGATGGCCGGACAAAAGTTCGGATCCACCGGCGACCCCGTCGGCACCTGGACGCAGAACGTCGTGGCGTCCGCGATCGCCGCGCAACGATATGCCGGCTCACGAATCGTGTGCTTTTCGACGGGCAACGTGTACGGACGACAAGCCGTGGCACTTGGCGGCGCCCGAGAGCACGATGCGCTGGTGCCCGACGGCGAGTACGCCGCGTCGTGCATCGGTCGCGAGCGTGTGTTCGAATCAATTGCCCGACGCACACAGTCGCCGTTGCTGCTGTATCGCTTGTTCTATGCCTGCGATCTTCGGTATGGCGTCGTGACCGACATCGCCCACAACGTGCTGCACGGCACGCCGGTCTCGCTCGAGACCGCGTTCGTGAACGTGATCTGGCAGGGCGATGCCAACCGCCTCGCGTTACGTGCGCTCACGCAGGCCGCGCGGCCGACCGGCGACGCGTCGGTCGCGATGAACGTGACCGGACCGGTAGTCGCAGTGCGCGACATCGCCGAACGCGTGGGGAGCATTGCCGGTGCGGCGCCGGTGTTTGCGGGCGCGCCGAGTGACGATGCGTTGATCGCGAACATCGACCGGCTCCATGAGCGTCTGCCCTACACGGCACTGCCGCTTGAGATGCTGTGCGAGTGGGCCGTGCAGTGGATCCGCGCCGGTGGTCGATTGCTGAACAAGCCCACGAAGTTCGAGGTGCGCGATGGTCGATACTGA
- a CDS encoding ABC transporter permease — MNALYVRVQRWTVWPMLWKEFLQLRRDRLTFAMMTVLPAIQLLLFGYAIQTDVRRLPTVVVDESRTSESRALIQVLANTDNFTFVASLPDRASAKRWIERGAARVALVIPPEYQRNIRGGHTGVAQMLIDAADPQSSGAAISGAQLAAQARGAQLLASQYKIRPPVEIRVRPWYNPAQKSATFIVPGIVGILLTITMTLITSTAIVKERERGTLEQLIVTPISRTSLMLGKLIPFVLVGYVQMSVILALGVMFFDIPIMGSLVLLYALALVFIVASLGVGLLISTVARSQLQAMQLSFFFMLPNILLSGYIFPRAAMPVPAQWVGAALPLTWFLDILRGVLLKGVGMRDLWTQLGVLSTLALVLLVVSVRRFSKTLD, encoded by the coding sequence GTGAACGCGTTGTATGTGCGGGTGCAACGATGGACAGTGTGGCCGATGCTGTGGAAGGAATTTCTGCAGCTGCGTCGCGATCGGCTCACGTTCGCCATGATGACGGTACTGCCGGCCATTCAGCTGCTGCTGTTCGGCTACGCGATTCAGACCGACGTCCGACGTTTGCCCACGGTGGTCGTCGACGAATCGCGCACCAGCGAGAGTCGCGCGCTCATTCAGGTGCTCGCCAACACCGACAACTTTACGTTCGTAGCCTCGTTGCCCGACCGTGCGTCGGCCAAGCGATGGATCGAGCGCGGTGCGGCGCGCGTGGCGCTGGTGATTCCACCGGAGTATCAGCGCAATATCCGCGGTGGACACACGGGCGTGGCGCAGATGCTCATCGACGCCGCCGACCCGCAGAGTTCCGGCGCCGCGATCTCGGGCGCGCAGCTGGCCGCGCAGGCACGCGGTGCGCAGTTGCTGGCCTCGCAGTACAAGATCCGCCCGCCGGTCGAGATTCGCGTGCGCCCGTGGTACAACCCGGCGCAGAAGAGCGCCACGTTCATCGTGCCGGGTATCGTCGGCATTCTGCTCACGATCACGATGACGCTGATCACGAGCACGGCGATCGTGAAGGAACGCGAGCGCGGCACGCTCGAGCAGCTCATCGTGACGCCGATCAGTCGCACGAGCCTCATGCTCGGCAAGCTCATCCCATTCGTGTTGGTCGGCTATGTGCAGATGTCGGTGATTCTCGCCCTGGGCGTCATGTTCTTCGACATCCCGATCATGGGTAGCCTCGTGCTGCTTTATGCGCTGGCACTGGTGTTCATTGTGGCCAGTCTCGGTGTCGGGCTGCTCATCTCGACGGTGGCGCGCAGTCAGCTGCAAGCCATGCAACTGAGCTTCTTCTTCATGCTGCCGAACATTCTGCTGTCGGGCTACATCTTCCCGCGCGCCGCCATGCCGGTGCCCGCGCAATGGGTGGGTGCGGCGCTCCCGCTCACGTGGTTTCTCGACATTTTGCGTGGTGTGTTGCTCAAGGGTGTCGGTATGCGCGATCTGTGGACACAGCTCGGCGTGTTGTCGACGTTGGCGCTCGTATTGCTGGTCGTGTCGGTACGGCGGTTCTCCAAGACGTTGGATTGA
- a CDS encoding HlyD family efflux transporter periplasmic adaptor subunit, producing the protein MIVRAFPLVALVPLLLLGGCSPSSAPDTAVGTLEMVEVDVGPLQPARALRVMVQEGDVVQAGDTLVLFTTPTLASSTAQAEARAVAAQEASRELASGARPAEISRAQADLRAAEADADRTAADLARLEPLAAKGDVSRASLDGVRAASRVAAGRRDAARDALRLIQDGARRERRQAAAAEARGAQAVADGWRATANDLVLLAPVAGVVSSRNVEPGEVMAAGQSAITVAQPSRPWARIYVSQFVLPTLHPGDSLSARLDGDTTLFRGRISAIATRAEFTPRVALTDQERADLLFGVKVEFADSTQRLRAGMPISVLLPRTRK; encoded by the coding sequence GTGATAGTGCGTGCTTTCCCGCTCGTCGCGCTCGTGCCGCTGCTGTTGCTCGGCGGCTGTTCACCGTCGTCGGCCCCAGATACGGCGGTCGGGACCCTGGAGATGGTGGAAGTGGACGTCGGTCCGCTGCAGCCGGCCCGCGCCCTCCGGGTCATGGTGCAGGAAGGAGATGTCGTGCAGGCCGGCGACACCTTGGTGCTGTTCACGACGCCGACGCTGGCCAGCTCCACCGCGCAGGCCGAAGCTCGCGCCGTGGCGGCGCAGGAGGCCTCGCGCGAGTTGGCCAGCGGGGCGCGTCCGGCAGAAATCAGCCGAGCGCAGGCCGACCTGCGGGCCGCCGAGGCGGATGCCGATCGGACGGCGGCAGATTTGGCGCGACTCGAGCCGCTCGCGGCCAAGGGCGATGTGAGCCGTGCCTCGCTCGATGGTGTGCGAGCCGCGTCGCGGGTGGCGGCCGGTCGCCGCGATGCCGCCCGTGACGCGCTCCGACTGATTCAGGACGGAGCCCGCCGTGAGCGGCGCCAGGCGGCGGCCGCTGAGGCGCGCGGGGCGCAGGCCGTGGCCGACGGTTGGCGCGCCACCGCGAACGACCTGGTGCTGCTCGCACCAGTGGCCGGGGTGGTGTCGAGCCGCAACGTCGAGCCGGGCGAAGTGATGGCGGCCGGCCAGAGCGCGATCACGGTGGCCCAACCATCGCGTCCGTGGGCACGCATCTATGTGTCGCAGTTTGTGTTGCCGACGCTGCATCCGGGCGACTCGCTCTCGGCGCGCCTCGATGGTGATACCACGCTGTTCCGCGGACGCATTTCCGCGATCGCGACGAGGGCCGAGTTCACGCCGCGCGTGGCGCTCACCGACCAGGAACGCGCCGATCTGCTGTTCGGTGTGAAGGTGGAGTTCGCCGACAGCACGCAGCGACTGCGCGCCGGCATGCCGATCTCGGTGCTGTTACCGCGCACCCGCAAGTGA
- a CDS encoding lysophospholipid acyltransferase family protein: protein MRLVRTLQNWWAWTETVLVVMLGTPVVALIYAITAPFDPGRYAAGRAFRLVGVTALRLNSLWRFHTRGSLADARRPYVVVANHESYADVFLISCFPWEMKWLSKDTMFKIPCMGWMMQMAGDIKLVRGNRDSAADAILQCRDRLAKKVSVMIFPEGTRSRTWEMLPFKDGAFRLAIESGAPILPIAVTGTRHAMAKGTFRFLPARAIAQLLEPISTTGMTLADIGTLKQLTRDRIEAGRRVLAAELGVRVGDDTAASTTA from the coding sequence ATGCGGTTGGTGCGAACGTTGCAGAACTGGTGGGCCTGGACGGAGACCGTACTCGTCGTGATGCTCGGGACGCCTGTCGTCGCCCTGATTTATGCCATCACCGCCCCCTTCGATCCGGGCCGCTATGCCGCCGGTCGCGCCTTCCGCTTGGTTGGCGTCACGGCACTACGACTCAATAGCCTCTGGCGCTTCCACACCCGGGGCTCACTCGCCGATGCGCGCCGCCCGTACGTGGTCGTGGCCAATCACGAGTCGTACGCCGACGTGTTCCTGATCAGCTGCTTCCCGTGGGAGATGAAGTGGCTGAGCAAGGACACCATGTTCAAGATTCCGTGCATGGGCTGGATGATGCAGATGGCCGGCGACATCAAGTTGGTGCGAGGCAATCGCGACTCCGCTGCCGACGCCATTCTGCAGTGTCGCGATCGCCTCGCTAAGAAGGTCTCCGTCATGATCTTCCCCGAGGGCACGCGCTCGCGTACGTGGGAAATGCTGCCGTTCAAGGACGGGGCCTTCCGCCTCGCGATCGAATCCGGCGCCCCGATTCTCCCCATCGCCGTGACGGGGACGCGCCACGCCATGGCCAAAGGGACCTTCCGCTTTTTGCCGGCCCGCGCGATCGCCCAGCTGCTCGAGCCGATTTCCACCACCGGGATGACGCTTGCTGACATCGGAACGCTCAAGCAGCTCACGCGTGACCGCATCGAAGCAGGGCGCCGCGTGCTCGCCGCCGAGCTGGGCGTGCGCGTGGGCGACGACACCGCCGCGTCAACGACGGCCTGA
- a CDS encoding aldo/keto reductase gives MRYTTLGSTGISVSRLCLGCMSYGTPGWRPWVLSEEDARPFFRRAIEAGINFFDTADMYALGMSEEVTGRALREYGRMEEIVLASKVYWPMAPGPNMRGLSRKHIVQACEASLTRLGVDTIDLYQIHRFDPNTPIEETLAALDHLVQSGKVRYVGASSGWAWQFARALGTSDLKGWSRFVSMQNHYNLLYREEEREMIPLCASERIAVLPWSPLARGLLAGTRTALDDRTSTTRAAHDAYAVGLYEGEKDWEIVDATRSIASERGVPMAQIALAWLLSKPAVTAPIIGATKMYQLDEALGAVDIVLSADEITRLEASYRPHAVKGHE, from the coding sequence ATGCGATATACGACGCTCGGCTCCACCGGGATCTCCGTGTCCCGCCTCTGCCTCGGCTGCATGAGCTACGGCACCCCCGGCTGGCGCCCCTGGGTGCTCAGCGAGGAGGACGCCCGCCCGTTCTTCCGCCGCGCCATCGAGGCCGGCATCAACTTCTTCGACACCGCCGACATGTACGCCCTCGGCATGAGCGAAGAGGTCACCGGCCGAGCATTGCGTGAATACGGTCGCATGGAAGAAATCGTGCTGGCCAGCAAAGTGTACTGGCCGATGGCGCCCGGTCCGAACATGCGCGGTCTCTCCCGCAAGCACATCGTGCAAGCCTGCGAGGCGAGCCTCACGCGACTTGGCGTGGACACGATCGACCTGTATCAGATCCATCGCTTCGACCCGAACACACCGATCGAGGAAACGCTCGCCGCCCTCGACCACCTCGTGCAATCGGGCAAGGTGCGCTACGTCGGCGCGAGTTCCGGCTGGGCATGGCAGTTCGCGCGCGCCCTCGGCACATCCGACCTCAAAGGCTGGTCGCGCTTTGTGAGCATGCAGAATCACTACAACCTTCTCTACCGTGAGGAGGAGCGTGAGATGATTCCGCTGTGCGCATCGGAAAGGATCGCGGTACTGCCGTGGTCTCCGCTGGCCCGCGGCCTCCTGGCCGGTACACGCACCGCCCTCGACGACCGCACGTCCACCACGCGCGCCGCCCACGACGCGTACGCCGTGGGCCTGTACGAAGGCGAGAAAGACTGGGAGATCGTGGACGCCACGCGCTCCATCGCGAGTGAACGCGGCGTGCCGATGGCGCAGATCGCCCTGGCCTGGCTGTTGTCAAAGCCCGCCGTGACGGCCCCGATCATCGGCGCCACCAAGATGTACCAACTCGACGAAGCTCTCGGCGCCGTCGACATCGTGTTGTCCGCCGACGAGATCACGCGACTCGAAGCGTCGTATCGACCACACGCGGTGAAGGGGCACGAGTAG
- a CDS encoding protein-methionine-sulfoxide reductase heme-binding subunit MsrQ produces the protein MPSVLARAESPIRRLIRPALWLLVIVPAIVLVAQLLLDQLGAEPIEELEHASGKWALRLLAASLAVTPLMRLTGWGWMVAQRRFLGLAAFFWALGHLSVYIVLDQFFDWPAIGEDILKRLYITLGMLAFVLMIPLALTSTKAAIRKLGGKRWNLLHRLVYVSAIAGCIHFLWAVKKDLVEPIIYVAVFVVLFALRFIVRKPGPRAPRSAPPDAAVTLPAA, from the coding sequence ATGCCGTCCGTGCTCGCGCGCGCCGAATCCCCGATTCGGCGCCTGATCCGTCCTGCGCTGTGGCTGCTCGTGATCGTGCCCGCCATCGTGCTGGTGGCGCAGTTGCTCCTGGATCAGTTGGGTGCCGAACCAATCGAGGAGCTCGAGCATGCCTCGGGCAAGTGGGCACTCCGCTTGCTGGCGGCCTCGTTGGCGGTCACCCCACTCATGCGGCTCACCGGCTGGGGCTGGATGGTCGCGCAGCGTCGGTTTCTGGGGCTGGCCGCCTTTTTCTGGGCGCTGGGGCATTTGAGCGTCTACATCGTGCTCGACCAGTTTTTCGACTGGCCGGCGATCGGCGAAGACATCCTGAAGCGGCTGTATATCACCCTCGGGATGCTCGCCTTTGTCCTCATGATCCCGCTGGCGCTGACGTCGACCAAGGCCGCAATCCGCAAATTGGGCGGAAAGCGGTGGAATCTGCTGCACCGCCTGGTCTACGTGTCGGCGATTGCCGGCTGCATTCATTTTCTCTGGGCAGTCAAGAAGGACCTGGTCGAGCCGATCATCTATGTAGCGGTATTCGTGGTCCTCTTCGCGCTTCGCTTCATCGTGCGCAAGCCGGGTCCGCGGGCCCCGCGGTCCGCTCCTCCTGACGCCGCGGTGACTCTGCCGGCAGCGTGA